A segment of the Cucurbita pepo subsp. pepo cultivar mu-cu-16 unplaced genomic scaffold, ASM280686v2 Cp4.1_scaffold002676, whole genome shotgun sequence genome:
CCAGACTGACAAATCTCAAAGAAAGTAAAAGTGTAAGGGTGATTTCAGCAACTGGAACGCCGAAATACACCAAAGGAAGCATAAACCATCGAATGGCGAATGCAAGTTGCTCGGGGGCTGTGGTTGTGAGGCAGAGACTTGCACTTTGGAAGACCTTCAAGAACAATCAAACCAAACGAACCGATCCTTTCAGGTAACATAAAGCCGATTAATTCAGTTTAGTTGCACTTTCTTTTACCATAAATGAAGTGTTAAAGCAAAATCTAAGGACATTCAACTTACAACAAAAGTTAAACATGCTGATGTACTTGCTATTGACAAGCCCTTCCTCGTAAAAGTTAAAGGGCCAAGTTTTGCAATTAAATAAGAGTAACCTCCCGGAGATGCAGGAAGATCAGGCAATCCCATCATTCCAGGTGGAGGAGTTCTTGATTGGAGGAGGGATGGCACTCCATCTGCACCCAGCCCCAACATGATGAACAAAATTCCTGAGAGTAGAGAAACTCTTCCCAATTGATCCTAGAAAGTAAGAGAATCCCTCCACTGTTATCACATTGTTCCATCCAATGGAATGAAATGTAGGCCCTGATTTTCACTGACTGAAAGAAATATATGGATCATATAACGCGTTCGATCGAAATGTACCTTCCATAATTCGGTTGGAAGAGTCCATATGGATAGGAAAGCCAAGAAAATCACTAATCCAAAACGGATTGTGATGTTTGATCTCGCTGGTAAGACAACAAGAGCCAAAAGCCATATCTACCAAACAAAACGAGCAATCAACCGAGATTCATAGAACAAACAAAGGTACAGAGGAAGAATAAATTCATTACATATAGCATGATTAGTCAATTCTCAAAGCTTATTATCCAAGATTTTTGCATCgaaaaactacaaaaatgaaattaccaATTTGATTCGCGAGTCTACAGAGTGAAGAAACGTGACCGGCGACGAGATGAACTGGCTGATAGGGCTGGCGG
Coding sequences within it:
- the LOC111786752 gene encoding protein ABCI12, chloroplastic-like (The sequence of the model RefSeq protein was modified relative to this genomic sequence to represent the inferred CDS: added 153 bases not found in genome assembly); translated protein: MNVPYNSFRTVTYPLPSPIHVPKSLVAPKFTSLSAALNSGKVGCWKIVLKPVRKTFFIVRASKSDDAGTEKWLKWLPKGALAADKVLRGIAGATASPISQFISSPVTFLHSVDSRIKLIWLLALVVLPARSNITIRFGLVIFLAFLSIWTLPTELWKDQLGRVSLLSGILFIMLGLGADGVPSLLQSRTPPPGMMGLPDLPASPGGYSYLIAKLGPLTFTRKGLSIASTSACLTFVVFQSASLCLTTTAPEQLAFAIRWFMLPLVYFGVPVAEITLTLLLSLRFVSLVFDEVRNVALGVVSRRINWELLTTMESVDVFFTYLRRIFKNIFSHAEQISQAMIVRGFRGDSSSHKLYFLSNSSSRVANIISLLCLIGVISASVFFDKVII